The segment TCGTTTGATTATTTGTTAAATCAGATAATAAGGGAATTCATTGATCAACATCAACCTCAACCAAATAATCAATACTTATTAGATCACAATTCAACTCTTATGGGTCTGGATCGTCATATATATAATCAACAGAGTTCCTTTGATCAATTAACAACTGAATTCATTGATGATGTCACAATGGAAAGTGAATCCGATGATGATATGACAACTGAAAGTGAATCcgatgataatattgatattgatgACATGATTTATTTGATACGTTTATTGGAAGATATTGTGCTCTACGTGGAAGGCAATGAGGACGAGGACGAGGACGAGAACGAGGAGGAGGTTACAGAGGAGATTATAGGAAATATGataaaaacaagaattcatcGTGATACTGACGATGGAGAAGAAATAATATGTGTTATTTGCcaatgtgaatatgagaatGATGAGACAATTGGCACTCTTGAATGTCAACACGAATATCACGAAAGCTGTATAAAGGAGTGGCTGTTGAAGGGAAAGAGATCTTGTCCAATTTGTAGGTCTTCAGTTTTACCGTCATaggaataaatatattattaaacttacaatattatcac is part of the Solanum lycopersicum chromosome 1, SLM_r2.1 genome and harbors:
- the LOC101256632 gene encoding probable E3 ubiquitin-protein ligase RHG1A → MESESDDDMTTESESDDNIDIDDMIYLIRLLEDIVLYVEGNEDEDEDENEEEVTEEIIGNMIKTRIHRDTDDGEEIICVICQCEYENDETIGTLECQHEYHESCIKEWLLKGKRSCPICRSSVLPS